The genomic DNA GAGGTGTCCCTGGACCTGGCCGACATGATAATCGTCGCGCCGGACGAGCGGCTGGATGAGGCGGCCGAGAATATCGGCAAGGTCGAGACCCTTGTTGTTGTTGCCTGGGGACGGGTGGAGACCCCCCTGCGCAACAAGCGGGACCTCATCGGAAGAACCGTGGCCGTGGTCCGGGGGTCGCGGCTCGATCGCGAACGGGCCGGAGAACTGAGGATCATCCCCTTCCCGTGCCGGAACCACGAGCTTGGCTTCAAAATGCTCATGGCCGGACGGGTGGACGCCGTGATCGGTCCGCTCCAGGGGTTGACCTTCGCCGTTGAGAAGGTCGGCCTGCGAAGCCGGTTCCTGGGCGAACCGCTTGTCCTGGGCGAAGCCCCCGTGAACGTTTACGTGTCCAGGCGGCTGCCGTCGGCCGCTCGGAATCGACTGCGCCGCGCTTTGGAGCGGTTTCTCGAAGACGGCACCGTGGCCAGATTGCGCGGCAGGTATCCCTTATAACTGAGATGACAGGGTGCGGGGAGTCGTGTAGATGCTTTCAGGTAGATGCGAGATCCTGGAATCGTTCCCCAAATCCCCATTTTCCGGATAACAGATGCTAGCAGACAAACCCAAGAGAAAAAGGCCTCTTCTGACCAGCAGGTCCATCTCTCGGGACCTGACGCTCAGTCTGGTGGTCATTGTCATGCTCATCGCCACGGCCCTTGGCGGATTCATCTACTGGCAGCAGTCCGAGGAGATGTGGGCCACCGCCAAACGCAAGGGGGAGGACACCATTTCCTCGGTGGCCGAAGTCCTGGCCGTGCCCATCTGGAACCTGGACTACGACAACGCCCGCCTCATCGGCTCCGTCTATACCCATGACGACATGGTCCAGGGCATCCGCATCTACGGTTCGCGCAACGAGGTGGTCTTCGCCCACGAGAAATTTTCCGGCGCGCCCTCGGACTTCAACGAGGTCCGCCCCATCGTCTTCGAGGGCAGGACCATCGGCCGGGCCGAAATCGACTTCACCCTGGAACGAGAGAAAAAACGGCTCGACGAACAGATGTTCGTGTCCATCATCATCATTGTCGTGTCCATCTCCGTCATCCTGGCCATCACCGGCCTGCTGCTGCGTGTTTCCCTGAACAAGCCGCTCATGGTCCTGCAATCCGGCATCGCCCGCGTGGCCAAGGGCGACTTCTCCTACGATTTCGGCGAGGTCTACCATGCCGAGCTGCTGGAGATCGCCAAGCGGTTCCGGCGCATGTCCAGCGAGATCGAGGGTCGTGAAAACAAGCTCCAGACCATGAACAAGACCCTCCAGGAAGCGGAGGAGAAGTACCGGAGCATCTTCGAAAACGCCATCGAAGGCATCTTCCAGGCCACGCCGGACGGCGTGCTCCGCCGGGCCAACCCGGCCATGGCCCGTATCTTCGGCTACGACTCCCTGGGCGAGTTCCTGTCCAACGTCCGTTCCCTGAGTTCCCGGATCATGGTCAATCCCGACCATATGCAGGGTTTTTTCGACAGGGTGCGCGATCAGGGCGAGGTCAAACGGTTCGAGGCCGAGTACTACCGGCGGGACGGCAACACTATCTGGGGCTCCCTCAACGCGCGCGCCATTTATGACGAGAAGGGAAATTACGTCTTCGTGGACGGCATTCTCGAAGACATCACGGACAGGAAAAAGGCCGAGCAGGATCTGGCCGACCTCAACCGCCATCTGGAACAGCTCGTCCGCGAACGCACCGAGGACCTGGTCAACAAGGCCCGCGAACTCGAAGAAGCCAACCAGCGGCTTCGCGAACTGGACGAGATGAAGTCCGCTTTCCTCTCTTCGGTGTCCCATGAGCTGCGCACGCCCCTGACCTCCATTCTCGGCTTCGCCAAGCTCCTGAACAAGGAATTCACCCGCAACTTCCTGCCCCTGGTCGACCCTGAGAGCGGTCTGGCCCGCAAGGGCAAGCGCATCCGCGAGAACCTGGCGATCATCAGTCACGAGGGCGAGCGGCTGACGCGGCTCATCAATGACGTTCTCGACCTGAACAAGATCGAGTCCGGCTCCATGGGGTGGCGCGACGAGGAACTGGACATGAACGAGGTTATCGAGGTGGCCGC from Pseudodesulfovibrio thermohalotolerans includes the following:
- a CDS encoding sensor histidine kinase; protein product: MLADKPKRKRPLLTSRSISRDLTLSLVVIVMLIATALGGFIYWQQSEEMWATAKRKGEDTISSVAEVLAVPIWNLDYDNARLIGSVYTHDDMVQGIRIYGSRNEVVFAHEKFSGAPSDFNEVRPIVFEGRTIGRAEIDFTLEREKKRLDEQMFVSIIIIVVSISVILAITGLLLRVSLNKPLMVLQSGIARVAKGDFSYDFGEVYHAELLEIAKRFRRMSSEIEGRENKLQTMNKTLQEAEEKYRSIFENAIEGIFQATPDGVLRRANPAMARIFGYDSLGEFLSNVRSLSSRIMVNPDHMQGFFDRVRDQGEVKRFEAEYYRRDGNTIWGSLNARAIYDEKGNYVFVDGILEDITDRKKAEQDLADLNRHLEQLVRERTEDLVNKARELEEANQRLRELDEMKSAFLSSVSHELRTPLTSILGFAKLLNKEFTRNFLPLVDPESGLARKGKRIRENLAIISHEGERLTRLINDVLDLNKIESGSMGWRDEELDMNEVIEVAASSVSGMFSQTAPELRTEIQPDLPRIFADRDRMQQVFVNLLNNASKFTEKGSVTLRAFPRFGQLRVEVVDTGTGIHPEDQSQIFEKFHQTHTDDTMVNKPKGTGLGLTICREIIEHYGGRIWVESEVGVGSTFIFTLPSM
- a CDS encoding substrate-binding periplasmic protein; translated protein: MFPVLLLAFLSLAGFLDEARAEDEALRIVTIELGVGGRLEDGHPIGFCYDLGNALAREAGFEPENRLVPLARGVEEVSLDLADMIIVAPDERLDEAAENIGKVETLVVVAWGRVETPLRNKRDLIGRTVAVVRGSRLDRERAGELRIIPFPCRNHELGFKMLMAGRVDAVIGPLQGLTFAVEKVGLRSRFLGEPLVLGEAPVNVYVSRRLPSAARNRLRRALERFLEDGTVARLRGRYPL